In Canis lupus baileyi chromosome X, mCanLup2.hap1, whole genome shotgun sequence, one DNA window encodes the following:
- the POM121L12 gene encoding POM121-like protein 12, which produces MGSYLSSYLGTTKDARPRPAWTRPAAQPGPGPAHRPLGLGQGQVLSFYRELWGRRRPLPTLPPRWGRARAQGVVVPKPWRRFHSRPPLEILTDRDSPRKTWAKPWLCKAQSLLNIWNVVTVNVPSPESRGGSVSGAPADREHPDPRAEESPLRAPSRRSRGKKRTHRPLWFEAPHAKRRKLNAEARTSAFRPVWRDGVVPIFVPRPGPLRRGFCSWPPPV; this is translated from the coding sequence ATGGGCAGCTACCTGAGCTCGTACCTGGGCACCACGAAGGACGCGCGGCCGCGCCCCGCTTGGACGCGCCCCGCCGCGcagcccgggcccgggcccgcccACCGCCCGCTGGGCCTGGGTCAGGGCCAAGTGCTCTCCTTCTACCGCGAGCTGTGGGGCCGCCGCAGGCCGCTGCCCACCCTGCCGCCCCGCTGGGGCCGCGCCCGGGCCCAGGGCGTCGTGGTCCCCAAGCCCTGGAGGCGCTTCCACAGCAGGCCGCCCCTCGAGATCCTCACCGACCGGGATTCGCCTCGCAAGACGTGGGCCAAGCCCTGGCTCTGCAAAGCCCAGAGCCTCCTGAACATCTGGAACGTGGTGACCGTCAACGTCCCTTCTCCCGAGAGCAGAGGCGGCAGCGTCTCCGGGGCTCCAGCCGACCGGGAGCACCCGGACCCCCGCGCCGAGGAGAGCCCGCTCAGGGCCCCCAGCCGACGcagcagaggaaagaagaggacCCACAGGCCGCTCTGGTTTGAAGCCCCCCACGCCAAGAGGCGCAAGCTGAATGCAGAGGCCAGGACGTCTGCCTTCAGGCCCGTCTGGAGAGACGGAGTGGTCCCGATCTTCGTgcccaggcctgggcctctgAGAAGAGGCTTCTGCTCCTGGCCCCCGCCTGTCTAG